One window of the Saccopteryx leptura isolate mSacLep1 chromosome 9, mSacLep1_pri_phased_curated, whole genome shotgun sequence genome contains the following:
- the LOC136381522 gene encoding prophage side tail fiber protein homolog StfR-like, translating to MAPLQALPGPEFECGLLLLFPPRAPSDPLCPAPAGIPIPRGSPRGQKEGSLSPHRGFQLREALSSASPAGFQLREALSSASPAGFQLREALSSAPPAGFQLREALSSAPPAGFQLREALSSASPAGFQLREALSSAPPAAQLREALSSASPAAQLREALSSASPAGFQLREALSSASPAAQLREALSSASPAAQLREALSSASPAAQLGEALSSASPAGFQLREALSSASPAAQLREALSSASPAGFQLREALSSASPAGFQLREALSSAPPAAQLREALSSASPAAQLREALSSASPAGFQLREALSSASPAAQLREALSSASPAAQLREALSSASPAAQLGEALSSASPAGFQLREALSSASPAAQLREALSSASPAGFQLREALSSASPAAQLREALSSASPAGFQLREALSSASPAGFQLREALSSASPAGFQLREALSSASPAAQLREALSSASPAAQLGEALSSASPAGFQLREALSSASPAGFQLREALSSASPAAQLGEALSSASPAGFQLREALSSASPAGFQLREALSSASPAAQLREALSSASPAGFQLREALSSASPAGFQLREALSSASPAGQPGTSNPGNQFYCVRK from the exons ATGGCACCTCTTCAGGCCCTTCCTGGCCCCGAGTTTGAATGTGGCCTCCTGCTGCTGTTCCCTCCCAGAgctcccagtgaccccttg TGCCCAGCTCCAGCTGGGATTCCGATACCTAGAGGAAGCCCACGGGGTCAGAAGGAGGGCTCTTTGTCCCCCCACCGCGGCTTCCAGCTGAGAGAGGCCCTCAGCTCTGCTTCACCAGCCGGCTTCCAGCTGAGAGAGGCCCTCAGCTCTGCTTCACCAGCCGGCTTCCAGCTGAGAGAGGCCCTCAGCTCTGCTCCACCAGCCGGCTTCCAGCTGAGAGAGGCCCTCAGCTCTGCTCCACCAGCCGGCTTCCAGCTGAGAGAGGCCCTCAGCTCTGCTTCACCAGCCGGCTTCCAGCTGAGAGAGGCCCTCAGCTCTGCTCCACCAGCCGCCCAGCTGAGAGAGGCCCTCAGCTCTGCTTCACCAGCCGCCCAGCTGAGAGAGGCCCTCAGCTCTGCTTCACCAGCCGGCTTCCAGCTGAGAGAGGCCCTTAGCTCTGCTTCACCAGCCGCCCAGCTGAGAGAGGCCCTCAGCTCTGCTTCACCAGCCGCCCAGCTGAGAGAGGCCCTCAGCTCTGCTTCACCAGCCGCCCAGCTGGGAGAGGCCCTCAGCTCTGCTTCACCAGCCGGCTTCCAGCTGAGAGAGGCCCTCAGCTCTGCTTCACCAGCCGCCCAGCTGAGAGAGGCCCTCAGCTCTGCTTCACCAGCCGGCTTCCAGCTGAGAGAGGCCCTCAGCTCTGCTTCACCAGCCGGCTTCCAGCTGAGAGAGGCCCTCAGCTCTGCTCCACCAGCCGCCCAGCTGAGAGAGGCCCTCAGCTCTGCTTCACCAGCCGCCCAGCTGAGAGAGGCCCTCAGCTCTGCTTCACCAGCCGGCTTCCAGCTGAGAGAGGCCCTTAGCTCTGCTTCACCAGCCGCCCAGCTGAGAGAGGCCCTCAGCTCTGCTTCACCAGCCGCCCAGCTGAGAGAGGCCCTCAGCTCTGCTTCACCAGCCGCCCAGCTGGGAGAGGCCCTCAGCTCTGCTTCACCAGCCGGCTTCCAGCTGAGAGAGGCCCTCAGCTCTGCTTCACCAGCCGCCCAGCTGAGAGAGGCCCTCAGCTCTGCTTCACCAGCCGGCTTCCAGCTGAGAGAGGCCCTCAGCTCTGCTTCACCAGCCGCCCAGCTGAGAGAGGCCCTCAGCTCTGCTTCACCAGCCGGCTTCCAGCTGAGAGAGGCCCTCAGCTCTGCTTCACCAGCCGGCTTCCAGCTGAGAGAGGCCCTCAGCTCTGCTTCACCAGCCGGCTTCCAGCTGAGAGAGGCCCTCAGCTCTGCTTCACCAGCCGCCCAGCTGAGAGAGGCCCTCAGCTCTGCTTCACCAGCCGCCCAGCTGGGAGAGGCCCTCAGCTCTGCTTCACCAGCCGGCTTCCAGCTGAGAGAGGCCCTCAGCTCTGCTTCACCAGCCGGCTTCCAGCTGAGAGAGGCCCTCAGCTCTGCTTCACCAGCCGCCCAGCTGGGAGAGGCCCTCAGCTCTGCTTCACCAGCCGGCTTCCAGCTGAGAGAGGCCCTCAGCTCTGCTTCACCAGCCGGCTTCCAGCTGAGAGAGGCCCTCAGCTCTGCTTCACCAGCCGCCCAGCTGAGAGAGGCCCTCAGCTCTGCTTCACCAGCCGGCTTCCAGCTGAGAGAGGCCCTCAGCTCTGCTTCACCAGCCGGCTTCCAGCTGAGAGAGGCCCTCAGCTCTGCTTCACCAGCCGGCCAGCCCGGAACATCAAACCCCGGAAACCAGTTTTACTGCGTCAGAAAATGA